From one Mycobacterium colombiense CECT 3035 genomic stretch:
- a CDS encoding NAD(P)/FAD-dependent oxidoreductase encodes MSPQPGTTAGPERRHQVVIIGSGFGGLNAAKKLKHANVDIKLIARTTHHLFQPLLYQVATGIVSEGDIAPPTRVVLRRQRNVQVLLGDVTHIDLEGKFVVSDLLGHTYDTPYDSLIIAAGAGQSYFGNDHFAEFAPGMKSIDDALEVRGRILSAFEQAERSRDPERRAKLLTFTVIGAGPTGVEMAGQIAELATYTLKGSFRHIDSTKARVILLDAAPAVLPPFGEKLGQRAAARLEKMGVEIQLGAMVTDVDRNGITVKDSDGTVRRIESACKVWSAGVSASPLGRDLADQSSVELDRAGRVKVLPDLSVPGHPNVFVIGDLAAVEGVPGVAQGAIQGAKYVASTIKAELGGANPADREPFQYFDKGSMATVSRFSAVAKIGPVEFSGLFAWFAWLVLHLVYLVGFKTKISTLLSWTVTFLSTRRGQLTITEQQAFARTRLEQLAVVAAEAKRPAARRAS; translated from the coding sequence ATGAGCCCCCAGCCAGGTACCACAGCTGGACCGGAGCGCCGTCACCAGGTCGTCATCATCGGCTCCGGGTTCGGTGGACTGAACGCCGCGAAGAAACTCAAGCACGCCAACGTCGACATCAAACTGATCGCCCGGACCACGCACCACCTCTTCCAGCCGCTGCTGTACCAAGTGGCGACGGGCATTGTGTCCGAAGGCGATATCGCACCGCCGACCCGCGTCGTGCTGCGCAGGCAGCGCAACGTCCAGGTGCTGCTCGGCGACGTCACGCACATCGATTTGGAGGGCAAGTTCGTGGTGTCCGACTTGCTCGGGCACACCTACGACACCCCTTACGACAGCCTGATCATCGCCGCCGGCGCGGGCCAGTCGTATTTCGGCAACGACCATTTCGCCGAGTTCGCGCCCGGGATGAAGTCGATCGACGACGCCCTCGAGGTGCGAGGGCGCATCCTCAGCGCGTTCGAACAGGCCGAGCGGTCTCGCGATCCGGAACGGCGGGCCAAGCTGCTGACGTTCACGGTGATCGGGGCCGGCCCCACCGGCGTCGAAATGGCCGGGCAGATAGCGGAATTGGCCACCTACACGCTCAAGGGCTCCTTCCGTCACATCGACTCGACGAAGGCGCGGGTGATCCTGCTCGACGCCGCCCCCGCCGTGCTGCCGCCGTTCGGCGAGAAGCTCGGTCAGCGTGCGGCGGCCCGGCTGGAGAAGATGGGCGTGGAGATCCAGCTGGGTGCGATGGTCACCGACGTCGACCGCAACGGCATCACCGTGAAGGATTCCGACGGCACCGTCCGGCGCATCGAATCGGCCTGCAAGGTGTGGTCCGCCGGCGTGTCCGCCAGCCCGCTGGGCCGCGACCTCGCCGACCAGTCCTCGGTCGAATTGGACCGGGCGGGCCGCGTCAAGGTGCTGCCCGACCTGTCGGTCCCCGGCCACCCGAACGTGTTCGTCATCGGCGACCTGGCCGCCGTCGAGGGCGTGCCGGGCGTGGCGCAGGGCGCGATTCAGGGCGCCAAGTACGTCGCGAGCACCATCAAGGCCGAACTCGGCGGCGCGAACCCGGCCGACCGCGAGCCGTTCCAGTACTTCGACAAGGGCTCCATGGCGACGGTGTCCCGGTTCTCCGCGGTGGCCAAGATCGGCCCGGTGGAGTTCAGCGGGCTGTTCGCCTGGTTCGCCTGGCTGGTGCTGCACCTGGTCTACCTGGTCGGGTTCAAGACCAAGATCAGCACGCTGCTGTCCTGGACGGTGACGTTCCTGAGCACCCGCCGCGGCCAGCTGACCATCACCGAGCAGCAGGCGTTCGCGCGGACCCGACTCGAACAGTTAGCGGTGGTCGCGGCGGAGGCCAAGCGGCCGGCCGCCAGGCGGGCCAGCTAG
- a CDS encoding LLM class F420-dependent oxidoreductase, which produces MAIRLGLQIPNFSYGTGVDQLFPTVIAQAREAESAGFDSVFVMDHFYQLPMLGSPDQPMLEAYTALGALATATERVQLGTLVTGNTYRHPSLLAKTITTLDVVSQGRAILGIGTGWFELEHEQLGFEFGTFTDRFNRLDEALQIILPMIKGERATVSGKWYQTSEAFANPRFREHIPLMIGGSGEKKTIPLAARHFDHLNVIAGFDELPRKLDAVRRACEEVGRDPATLETSTLTTVLIDDNASLDQIPAEMTERMVVGTPDSVADQIKTKVIDAGIDGVIINLPFYTPGVVEAAGAALRPLVGL; this is translated from the coding sequence GTGGCTATTCGACTCGGTCTGCAGATTCCCAACTTCTCCTACGGCACCGGGGTTGACCAACTCTTCCCCACCGTCATCGCCCAGGCCCGCGAGGCCGAATCCGCCGGATTCGATTCGGTTTTCGTGATGGACCACTTCTACCAACTGCCGATGCTGGGATCGCCGGACCAGCCGATGCTGGAGGCCTACACCGCCCTGGGCGCACTGGCCACCGCCACCGAGCGGGTGCAGCTGGGCACCCTGGTCACCGGCAACACCTACCGCCACCCGTCCCTGCTCGCCAAGACCATCACGACGCTCGACGTGGTGAGCCAGGGGCGGGCGATCCTGGGGATCGGCACCGGATGGTTCGAGCTCGAGCACGAACAGCTGGGCTTCGAGTTCGGCACCTTCACCGACAGGTTCAACCGGCTCGACGAGGCCCTGCAGATCATCCTGCCGATGATCAAGGGCGAGCGGGCCACCGTCTCGGGCAAGTGGTACCAAACCAGCGAGGCGTTCGCCAATCCCCGCTTCCGGGAACACATTCCGCTGATGATCGGCGGCAGCGGCGAGAAGAAGACGATCCCGCTCGCCGCACGGCATTTCGACCACCTCAACGTGATCGCGGGTTTCGACGAGCTGCCGCGCAAGCTGGACGCGGTTCGTCGGGCCTGCGAGGAGGTGGGCCGCGACCCCGCCACCCTGGAAACCAGCACGCTGACCACGGTGCTGATCGACGACAACGCGAGCCTCGACCAGATTCCGGCCGAGATGACCGAGCGCATGGTGGTCGGCACCCCGGATTCGGTCGCCGATCAGATCAAGACCAAGGTGATCGACGCCGGCATCGACGGCGTGATCATCAACCTGCCGTTCTACACGCCCGGCGTCGTCGAGGCGGCCGGCGCGGCGCTGCGTCCGCTCGTGGGGCTGTAG
- a CDS encoding SDR family oxidoreductase: MAVEVLVTGGDTDLGRTVAESFRDDGHKVTLVGARKSDLEIAAKELEVEAIVCDTTDPASLEEARPLFPHHLDTIVNVPAPAWEAGDPRTYSIADTASAWRNALDATVLSAVLTVQAVGDHLRSGGSIISLVPENPPAGSADAAVKATLSNWTAGQAGIFGTRGITVNVVASGRSAEAGYDGLSRTPAPVAAEAARLALFLTTSAARHITGQTLHVSHGALARFA, encoded by the coding sequence ATGGCAGTGGAGGTGCTGGTTACCGGCGGAGACACGGACCTGGGGCGCACGGTAGCCGAGAGCTTCCGCGATGACGGCCACAAAGTGACCCTGGTGGGCGCGCGCAAGAGCGATCTGGAGATCGCCGCCAAAGAACTCGAGGTCGAGGCGATCGTCTGCGACACCACCGACCCGGCCAGCCTCGAAGAGGCCCGTCCGCTGTTCCCGCATCATCTGGACACCATCGTCAACGTGCCCGCCCCCGCCTGGGAAGCCGGCGACCCGCGCACCTACTCGATCGCCGACACGGCCAGCGCTTGGCGCAATGCCCTTGACGCGACCGTGCTTTCGGCGGTGTTGACCGTGCAGGCCGTGGGCGATCACCTGCGCTCGGGCGGCTCCATCATCAGCCTGGTGCCCGAGAACCCGCCGGCGGGCAGCGCCGACGCCGCCGTCAAGGCCACGCTGTCGAACTGGACCGCAGGGCAGGCCGGCATCTTCGGCACCCGCGGAATCACGGTCAACGTGGTGGCCAGTGGGCGCAGCGCCGAGGCCGGCTACGACGGACTGTCCCGCACCCCGGCGCCGGTGGCCGCGGAGGCCGCCCGGTTGGCCTTGTTCCTGACCACGTCGGCGGCGCGCCACATCACCGGTCAGACGCTGCACGTGAGTCACGGCGCGCTGGCGCGTTTCGCCTGA